Proteins co-encoded in one Gossypium arboreum isolate Shixiya-1 chromosome 11, ASM2569848v2, whole genome shotgun sequence genomic window:
- the LOC108478364 gene encoding sulfite exporter TauE/SafE family protein 3-like: MGQFHVRRRGLAMVAWTVFMVLVMMTNVGIAERLLKDERNHQVSKENEKTRGLLLRVVSFLWQGGKSAYEPVWPEMEFGWKIVVGTIVGFLGAALGSVGGVGGGGIFVPMLTLIIGFDPKSSTAISKCMIMGAAGSTVYYNLRLRHPTLEMPLIDYDLALLFQPMLMLGISIGVTLNIMFADWMVTVLLILLFIGTSTKALFKGVDTWKKETVMKKEAARLEAEVSKLADGAVQDYKMLPSGPSTMPDDDISLIHNIYWKELSLLVYVWIGFLIVQIIKEYLQTCSVMYWIVNSLQIPIAASVTVFEAICLYKGRRVIASKGKEITNWKIYQILIYCSCGIIAGMVGGLLGLGGGFILGPLFLELGIPPQVASATSTFSMAFSSSMSVVQYYLLNRFPIPYAAYFVLVATIAAFTGQHVVRKIIAVLGRASIIIFILALTIFISAISLGGVGIADMVEKLEDEEYMGFENLCKLS; this comes from the exons ATGGGTCAATTTCATGTGAGACGGAGAGGCTTGGCAATGGTAGCATGGACAGTCTTTATGGTTCTTGTGATGATGACCAATGTGGGTATTGCAGAGAGATTATTGAAAGACGAAAGAAATCACCAAGTTTCCAAAGAAAACGAAAAAACACGAGGGCTTCTACTTAGGGTTGTCAGCTTCCTATGGCAAGGTGGCAAGTCTGCCTACGAACCAGTCTGGCCG GAGATGGAGTTTGGTTGGAAAATAGTTGTGGGAACAATTGTTGGATTCCTTGGTGCAGCTTTGGGTAGCGTTGGAGGGGTTGGTGGTGGTGGGATTTTTGTTCCAATGCTCACTCTCATCATAGGTTTCGACCCCAAGTCTTCCACTGCCATTTCCAAGT GTATGATAATGGGTGCAGCTGGATCAACAGTATACTATAACCTGAGACTTAGGCATCCAACACTGGAAATGCCTCTCATAGATTATGACTTGGCGTTGCTCTTCCAGCCCATGCTTATGCTTGGAATCAGCATTGGAGTTACCCTCAATATCATGTTTGCTGATTGGATGGTCACAGTTTTGCTTATCCTACTCTTCATTG GTACTTCGACTAAAGCCTTATTCAAAGGTGTAGATACATGGAAGAAAGAGACAGTGATGAAAAAG GAAGCAGCAAGGTTAGAAGCTGAGGTGTCCAAACTAGCTG ATGGAGCTGTTCAAGATTACAAAATGTTACCTAGTGGCCCAAGCACCATGCCAGATGATGAT ATTTCTCTGATACATAACATATACTGGAAAGAGTTATCGCTGCTCGTTTATGTGTGGATTGGTTTTCTTATCGTTCAGATTATTAAG GAATATCTTCAAACTTGCTCGGTCATGTATTGGATTGTGAACTCTTTGCAG ATACCCATTGCTGCCTCTGTAACAGTGTTTGAAGCCATATGCTTATACAAAGGGAGAAGGGTGATTGcatcaaaaggaaaagaaatCACAAACTGGAAGATATATCAGATTCTTATTTACTGTTCTTGTGGCATAATTGCTGGTATGGTTGGTGGTTTGCTTGGACTGGGAGGTGGCTTCATCTTGGGTCCTCTTTTCCTTGAACTTGGAATTCCTCCTCAG GTAGCTAGTGCAACATCAACGTTTTCAATGGCGTTCTCATCCTCAATGTCAGTTGTACAATATTATCTTCTCAATCGTTTCCCAATACCATATG CTGCTTATTTCGTTCTAGTCGCCACCATAGCGGCTTTCACCGGCCAGCATGTAGTCCGAAAAATTATCGCAGTTCTCGGACGAGCATCGATAATCATCTTCATTCTGGCTTTAACCATCTTTATCAGTGCAATCAGTTTAG GTGGAGTTGGCATTGCTGATATGGTTGAAAAACTGGAAGATGAAGAGTATATGGGATTTGAAAACCTTTGCAAGCTCTCTTGA
- the LOC108478972 gene encoding probable polyol transporter 6 → MAAESGENKNSFNRYACLCAIIASIISIIFGYDTGVMSGAMIFIKEDLKISDVQVEILAGILNICALVGSLAAGRTSDYIGRRYTIVLASIIFLIGAVLMGYAPNYAILMTGRCTAGVGVGFALMIAPVYSAEISSPSTRGFLTSLPELCISFGILLGYTSNYLFGKLTLRLGWRMMLGVAAVPSLALAFGILKMPESPRWLVLEGRLKEAKKILLLISNSEEEAESRFHDIKIAAGIDPDCVEEVVKPPNIHHGQGVWKDLFIRPTPAVRRILIAAIGIHFFEHATGIEAVVLYSPRIFHKAGVTSKNKLLLATVGVGLTKTTFILIASVFLDKVGRRRLLLTSTAGLVVSLSGLGFALTMVELNPGERLVWALCLSIIFTYLYVAFFSIGLGPITWVYSSEIFPLRLRAQGASIGVAVNRLMNAIVSMSFISIYKAITIGGAFFMFAGVSLVAWWFFFFLLPETKGKSLEEIEILFTKNTRHENQGLEIQPTTSNSV, encoded by the exons ATGGCAGCAGAGAGTGGTGAAAACAAGAACAGCTTCAATAGATATGCTTGTTTATGTGCTATTATTGCAtctatcatctccatcatttttgGTTATG ATACCGGAGTAATGAGCGGGGCCATGATATTCATAAAGGAGGACCTGAAAATCAGTGACGTGCAAGTGGAAATACTGGCTGGAATTCTAAATATTTGTGCTTTGGTTGGTTCTTTAGCAGCAGGAAGAACGTCTGATTATATTGGACGCAGATATACAATCGTTTTAGCTTCAATAATTTTCTTGATTGGTGCAGTTTTAATGGGCTATGCTCCGAACTATGCCATTCTAATGACAGGAAGATGCACTGCCGGAGTTGGTGTCGGCTTCGCCCTTATGATCGCTCCAGTTTACTCGGCAGAGATTTCATCTCCTTCCACCCGTGGCTTCTTAACGTCCTTGCCAGAGCTTTGCATCAGTTTCGGCATTTTACTCGGTTACACTTCCAATTACTTGTTCGGAAAATTGACATTGAGGCTTGGCTGGCGGATGATGCTGGGCGTCGCCGCCGTCCCTTCCCTCGCTTTAGCTTTCGGTATACTGAAAATGCCCGAGTCTCCCAGATGGTTAGTGTTAGAAGGTCGATTAAAAGAAGCCAAGAAAATCTTATTACTGATATCCAACAGCGAAGAAGAAGCCGAATCTCGGTTCCACGACATAAAAATAGCAGCAGGGATCGATCCGGATTGTGTTGAAGAAGTCGTCAAGCCACCTAACATCCACCATGGTCAAGGCGTGTGGAAAGATCTTTTTATAAGGCCGACACCGGCCGTTCGTCGGATTCTAATCGCCGCCATCGGAATCCATTTCTTCGAACACGCAACAGGAATCGAAGCAGTCGTTTTATACAGTCCAAGAATCTTTCACAAAGCTGGAGTCACCAGCAAGAACAAGCTTTTGCTCGCCACTGTCGGGGTCGGCCTTACAAAAACAACCTTCATTTTAATCGCCTCAGTTTTCCTCGACAAAGTCGGGAGACGACGGCTTTTATTAACCAGCACCGCAGGATTGGTCGTATCCTTGTCAGGGTTAGGCTTTGCTTTAACAATGGTGGAGTTGAACCCTGGCGAGCGGCTTGTATGGGCATTATGTTTAAGCATTATATTCACATATCTATATGTGGCTTTCTTTTCCATAGGACTTGGTCCCATCACATGGGTCTACAGTAGTGAAATATTTCCACTCAGGTTAAGGGCACAAGGGGCCAGCATTGGTGTGGCTGTTAATAGGCTGATGAATGCTATAGTTTCAATGAGCTTTATCTCAATCTATAAAGCCATTACCATTGGAGGTGCTTTCTTTATGTTTGCAGGAGTATCTCTAGTGGCCTGGTGGTTTTTCTTCTTCCTATTGCCTGAAACCAAGGGGAAATCCTTGGAAGAGATTGAGATACTCTTCACCAAGAACACAAGGCATGAAAACCAGGGCTTAGAAATCCAACCAACAACCAGTAATAGTGTTTAG
- the LOC108479006 gene encoding homeobox-leucine zipper protein ATHB-40-like: MNKLEDQMALISQIYLGGYPQVAPQQAESKPRRRRKKNKGGENNLSKTKKRKLSQAQVDLLEHHFGNEHKLESERKDRLASELGLDARQVAVWFQNRRARWKNKKLEEEFSKLKSDHDEVVLEKFRLESEVTKLTEKLCEAKKEIQRLGERVDRGSSNSPSSSLTMEAMVTPFLGEFGLEGYDNVFYIAEDSYNNIPGMEWMNMYM; the protein is encoded by the exons ATGAATAAGCTTGAAGATCAAATGGCTCTTATCTCCCAAATATATCTTGGTGGATACCCTCAAGTTGCACCACAACAAG CGGAATCAAAGCCTCGACGGCGGCGGAAGAAGAACAAAGGAGGAGAAAACAACCTTTCAAAGACTAAAAAAAGGAAGCTCAGCCAAGCACAAGTTGATCTTCTTGAACATCATTTTGGTAATGAACATAAACTTGAGTCTGAAAGGAAAGACAGGCTTGCTTCCGAACTGGGACTGGATGCTCGTCAGGTTGCTGTTTGGTTCCAAAACAGACGAGCTCGTTGGAAGAACAAGAAGCTCGAGGAAGAGTTTAGCAAGTTGAAGTCTGACCATGACGAAGTTGTTCTTGAGAAATTTCGCCTTGAATCCGAG GTTACAAAGCTTACAGAGAAACTTTGTGAAGCAAAGAAGGAAATCCAACGGCTAGGGGAGCGAGTAGATAGGGGTTCGAGTAATAGTCCAAGCTCATCTCTGACAATGGAAGCCATGGTTACACCTTTTTTAGGTGAATTTGGATTAGAAGGATATGATAATGTTTTCTACATAGCAGAGGATAGTTACAATAATATCCCTGGCATGGAGTGGATGAATATGTATATGTAA